A single genomic interval of Koleobacter methoxysyntrophicus harbors:
- a CDS encoding DUF6166 domain-containing protein has translation MWRDKNGRACVNIPHSIIYHSPCGFEWGYGGSGPADLALNILYAVIGDKDLAFNLHQKFKWEFTAQIPWEGGVVKRPDVLKWIAENSPKKPV, from the coding sequence TTGTGGCGTGATAAAAACGGCCGCGCTTGTGTTAACATTCCCCATTCTATTATTTATCACAGCCCGTGCGGCTTTGAATGGGGTTATGGCGGAAGCGGCCCGGCAGACCTGGCTTTAAACATCCTCTATGCAGTAATCGGTGATAAAGATCTTGCCTTCAATCTGCACCAGAAATTCAAATGGGAATTCACGGCGCAGATTCCGTGGGAAGGCGGAGTAGTAAAACGTCCAGATGTTCTTAAATGGATTGCAGAAAACTCACCAAAAAAACCGGTTTAA
- the vapB gene encoding type II toxin-antitoxin system antitoxin VapB, whose amino-acid sequence MDVAKIFENGRSQAVRLPKQYRFNDSEVFIKKVGDIVVLIPKESVWKSFEYGLKHFSEDFLNTRNQPEPEKRDDIQ is encoded by the coding sequence GTGGATGTAGCCAAAATTTTCGAAAACGGAAGGAGTCAAGCTGTCCGTTTACCAAAACAGTATCGTTTCAATGATTCTGAAGTATTTATAAAAAAAGTTGGTGACATTGTTGTTTTAATTCCCAAAGAAAGTGTTTGGAAAAGTTTTGAATACGGATTAAAACACTTTTCTGAAGATTTTTTAAACACAAGAAATCAGCCAGAACCGGAAAAAAGAGATGATATTCAGTGA
- the vapC gene encoding type II toxin-antitoxin system tRNA(fMet)-specific endonuclease VapC, with translation MLDTNICIYIIKKKPVKVIERLKKLDIGDICISVITLAELCYGIEKSQNKERNRLALAAFLAPIEILPFSDEAAARYGEIRAFLEKTGQIIGAYDLLIAAHAVSKNLILITNNVSEFGRVPCLSIENWTE, from the coding sequence ATGCTGGATACTAATATCTGTATTTACATCATTAAAAAGAAGCCCGTCAAGGTCATTGAGAGATTAAAGAAGCTGGATATTGGGGACATTTGCATATCAGTAATAACCTTAGCTGAACTTTGTTATGGTATTGAAAAAAGCCAGAATAAAGAAAGAAATCGACTTGCTCTGGCTGCTTTCCTGGCTCCAATCGAAATACTGCCTTTTTCTGATGAAGCAGCAGCCCGGTACGGAGAAATAAGGGCATTTCTGGAAAAAACAGGACAGATTATAGGAGCGTATGATTTGTTGATCGCTGCCCATGCCGTTTCCAAAAATCTAATCCTTATAACAAACAACGTTAGCGAATTCGGTCGAGTTCCCTGCCTTTCTATCGAAAACTGGACCGAATAA
- a CDS encoding DNA-methyltransferase, with the protein MEIDLFINRLFEGDCLEVMQQIPDKSIDMILCDLPYSMTQNKWDCLIPLDKLWNEYERIIKDNGAIVLTSQGLFTARLILSNEKLFKYKITWIKSKPTNFLNAKKQPLRKHEDICVFYKRQPTYNPQMIPGKPYTKGIRKNQLSGCYGDFKPVEVKSANGERYPCDVVYFKTAETEGPVWHPTQKPVDLGRYLIKTYTNPGEIVLDNTFGSGSFLVAALLEGRNFVGIEKNEEVLLFKEKKIDYIEVATQRLWEAYCKILNTKKIKTIRAAGLIEEFAQSVVKERNSL; encoded by the coding sequence ATGGAAATTGACTTATTTATTAACCGACTCTTTGAAGGCGACTGTCTCGAAGTCATGCAGCAGATTCCCGACAAGTCAATCGACATGATTCTCTGTGACCTGCCCTACTCAATGACGCAGAATAAATGGGACTGCTTAATTCCTCTTGACAAACTTTGGAATGAATATGAAAGGATAATTAAAGATAATGGGGCAATCGTACTGACTTCGCAAGGTTTGTTTACTGCCAGGCTTATTTTAAGCAACGAGAAGCTTTTCAAATATAAGATTACCTGGATAAAGTCCAAACCTACCAATTTTTTAAACGCAAAAAAGCAACCATTAAGAAAACACGAAGACATATGCGTCTTCTATAAGAGGCAGCCTACCTATAACCCACAAATGATTCCGGGCAAACCCTATACCAAGGGTATAAGAAAAAACCAGCTTTCGGGGTGTTATGGGGACTTTAAACCTGTAGAAGTAAAAAGCGCTAATGGAGAAAGATATCCTTGCGATGTGGTCTACTTTAAGACTGCGGAAACCGAAGGCCCCGTCTGGCACCCCACGCAAAAGCCGGTAGATCTCGGTCGGTATCTGATAAAAACATATACCAACCCAGGTGAAATTGTCCTTGACAATACCTTTGGTAGCGGAAGTTTTCTTGTGGCAGCATTACTTGAAGGTAGAAACTTTGTAGGCATTGAGAAAAATGAAGAAGTTCTCCTTTTTAAAGAAAAAAAGATTGACTATATAGAAGTGGCTACACAGAGATTATGGGAAGCTTATTGCAAAATCTTGAATACAAAAAAAATAAAAACCATTAGAGCAGCTGGTCTTATTGAAGAATTTGCCCAATCTGTTGTGAAAGAGAGGAATTCTCTATGA
- a CDS encoding N-6 DNA methylase yields the protein MKTTYNERSWAIDVISEINKYASKTNRKIKRASGELTISTPSGKLFPDVLLFGEISTASILQGWELKFPDTSITDEELIKNAVKKAQNLGLNSFLLWNVTTAVLYVSDDMVNYQPVRIWNDLSHIKQREEVIHHRAEWVALLQKILREMNDFFDSGRLKTTTIIEAFSENTVFEIVLNNVEMVADALRRETTRNAIFDAEVQLWWRSVKSEYPMEIDPYKVLARINLINWLNKLIFAHILKSFYDDASAVDTITENMSIKKTQELFRNISTKCDFLNIFNVFLGEAVLTDQAWSHLVQFNRFLSEIQFEKVNQNILHQLLQKTVFASKRKIAGQYATPSSIAELLVRLVMMDKSLLFFDPFCGTGTIVRKAYDIKLEYGQQPDKALSTIWASDKFSFPLQIAMLALSEPKNMGQVLHIFKKDVVELKQGMEVEFNNPSDGSLIKKTLPAFDYIASNLPFVQFEDIEEMNPEVYGINDFISKATEENLTLDSKSDLYAYLPFFLWSLLSDSGRLGIIVSNAWLGTEWGEKFQNILRRFFHIEKVITSGVGRWFNNVEVVTNIVILEPPLTEVRGFRVLLPGTSCLPRVRGRESPWAVGPTPYPARA from the coding sequence ATGAAGACAACCTACAACGAGAGAAGCTGGGCAATAGATGTCATTTCCGAAATAAACAAATACGCTTCGAAAACTAACAGAAAAATAAAGCGTGCCAGCGGAGAGTTAACAATTTCGACCCCATCGGGGAAGTTATTCCCTGATGTTCTTTTGTTCGGTGAAATCTCTACAGCCAGTATTCTGCAGGGCTGGGAATTAAAGTTTCCCGATACATCCATTACTGACGAGGAATTAATAAAAAACGCTGTAAAAAAAGCCCAGAACCTCGGGCTAAATAGCTTCCTGCTCTGGAATGTCACCACCGCCGTACTCTATGTTTCCGACGACATGGTAAACTACCAACCCGTCAGGATTTGGAACGACTTATCTCACATTAAGCAGCGGGAAGAAGTCATACACCATAGGGCGGAGTGGGTGGCGTTATTACAAAAAATCCTGCGGGAAATGAACGACTTTTTTGACAGCGGTAGGCTTAAGACCACTACTATTATTGAAGCGTTTAGCGAAAACACGGTATTCGAAATTGTCCTCAACAATGTGGAGATGGTGGCGGACGCTCTCCGTAGGGAAACTACCCGCAATGCCATATTTGACGCAGAAGTGCAGTTGTGGTGGAGATCGGTAAAGAGTGAATACCCCATGGAGATTGATCCCTACAAGGTATTGGCAAGGATAAACCTGATAAACTGGTTAAACAAACTCATCTTTGCCCATATCCTAAAAAGCTTTTACGATGATGCTTCCGCAGTAGATACTATAACCGAAAACATGAGCATTAAGAAGACACAGGAATTGTTCAGAAACATTTCCACTAAGTGTGATTTCTTGAATATCTTTAATGTTTTTCTGGGAGAAGCAGTGCTCACCGACCAAGCCTGGTCCCATCTTGTTCAGTTCAACCGCTTTCTTTCGGAAATTCAGTTCGAAAAGGTAAATCAGAACATCCTCCACCAACTTCTACAAAAGACGGTCTTTGCCTCGAAGAGAAAAATCGCAGGCCAGTACGCTACGCCTTCCTCGATTGCAGAGCTTTTGGTCAGGTTGGTCATGATGGATAAGTCCCTTTTATTCTTCGACCCCTTCTGCGGGACGGGGACCATTGTTAGGAAAGCCTATGATATCAAGCTTGAGTACGGGCAACAACCAGATAAGGCATTATCAACAATATGGGCTAGCGATAAATTTTCATTTCCCCTGCAGATTGCCATGCTTGCCTTGTCCGAGCCGAAGAACATGGGGCAGGTTTTGCATATTTTTAAAAAAGATGTAGTTGAGTTGAAACAAGGGATGGAGGTCGAGTTCAACAATCCCTCTGATGGATCACTAATTAAGAAAACCTTGCCAGCTTTCGACTACATCGCCTCTAACCTACCCTTCGTACAGTTCGAGGACATAGAAGAAATGAACCCCGAAGTTTATGGTATCAATGATTTCATCTCGAAGGCAACAGAAGAAAACTTGACACTTGATAGCAAGAGTGATTTGTATGCTTACCTGCCCTTCTTCCTCTGGTCGCTACTTTCCGACAGTGGGAGGCTTGGAATAATTGTCTCTAACGCCTGGCTAGGGACTGAATGGGGGGAAAAGTTCCAGAACATCCTCAGGAGATTTTTCCACATCGAAAAGGTTATTACTTCTGGCGTTGGCAGATGGTTTAACAATGTCGAAGTTGTGACCAATATCGTCATCCTTGAACCTCCCCTGACTGAAGTCAGAGGATTCCGAGTTTTACTTCCCGGAACTTCGTGCCTGCCTCGGGTACGCGGCCGTGAGAGTCCCTGGGCCGTAGGCCCGACTCCTTACCCAGCACGAGCCTGA
- a CDS encoding RNA-guided endonuclease TnpB family protein: MPHLHGFTKTLRYNLLMPADVEKRALHTIALYRQVVSYYLQVFQEHREIIDHNKWLNEAEKLTHQTKDNLYPEYPFDREFPKLPSGFRRSAIAEAHGKALAWKTSYEKWQERKRRHEEKNLKRVAKGRKPIEFKERPPQYPEDNNCWLSYYDTEYKWIDPNHILLKMFTGKSYTYRKVTLLQPFTVPDSYAAGSPMLVKKPTGWELHVPIVQVAKPDLRKIRELVKEPSLKICAIDLGINRHAVMTIQDTEGRVYAAKFISAAKDNHLRKRYLEKIVNLQKETRVIPEGERFAKHLWNKISNLNDDIAHRVSRQIVEFAKIHGAKIIVFEYLDSLKPSKGTRSHQLNQKFIFWVKGRIFRYTSYKALHEGIVTCRVSPKETSSCCPYCGFPTIVRYNKGKDGEGTGGVDLAKCPSCGIYDVNSDFIGSLGIGRNFRLKYCS, from the coding sequence ATGCCGCACCTGCACGGGTTCACTAAAACTCTCCGGTATAACCTGCTCATGCCGGCTGACGTAGAGAAGCGAGCTCTTCACACCATCGCACTGTACCGACAGGTGGTTTCCTACTACCTCCAGGTCTTTCAGGAACACCGGGAAATAATCGATCACAACAAATGGCTGAATGAAGCCGAAAAGCTGACTCACCAGACAAAAGACAACCTGTATCCGGAGTATCCTTTTGACAGGGAGTTTCCCAAACTTCCTTCCGGCTTTCGGAGGAGCGCCATCGCCGAAGCCCACGGCAAGGCTTTGGCATGGAAGACGAGCTATGAGAAGTGGCAGGAAAGAAAACGCAGGCACGAAGAGAAGAACCTGAAACGTGTTGCCAAAGGTAGAAAGCCCATCGAATTCAAGGAACGTCCGCCGCAATATCCAGAAGACAACAACTGCTGGCTGAGCTACTACGATACCGAATACAAATGGATAGACCCCAACCACATTCTGCTCAAGATGTTCACCGGGAAGTCCTATACTTACCGGAAAGTTACACTCCTACAGCCATTCACTGTTCCAGATAGCTATGCTGCCGGTTCTCCCATGCTAGTCAAGAAGCCGACCGGCTGGGAACTGCACGTACCCATTGTGCAGGTTGCAAAGCCGGACTTAAGAAAGATCAGGGAACTTGTCAAAGAGCCTTCGCTGAAGATCTGTGCAATCGACTTGGGTATAAACCGCCATGCAGTAATGACTATCCAGGATACCGAAGGCAGGGTCTATGCGGCAAAGTTTATATCCGCTGCAAAAGACAACCACCTTAGGAAGCGGTATCTGGAGAAGATAGTCAACCTTCAAAAGGAAACCAGGGTCATACCGGAAGGCGAACGTTTCGCAAAACACTTATGGAACAAAATTTCCAACCTGAACGACGACATTGCCCACCGGGTATCCAGGCAGATAGTGGAATTTGCCAAAATTCACGGTGCTAAAATCATCGTATTCGAATACCTGGACAGCCTTAAGCCTTCCAAGGGAACCAGGTCGCACCAACTGAACCAAAAATTTATCTTCTGGGTGAAGGGGCGGATCTTTCGGTATACAAGTTACAAGGCGCTGCACGAAGGGATAGTCACCTGCCGGGTGTCACCGAAAGAGACGTCATCGTGTTGTCCCTACTGCGGATTCCCGACCATTGTCCGCTATAACAAAGGCAAGGACGGGGAGGGAACCGGCGGTGTTGACCTGGCGAAATGCCCCAGCTGCGGGATATATGATGTCAATTCAGACTTTATCGGCTCCCTGGGAATAGGCCGGAACTTCCGGCTTAAATACTGTTCATAA
- the tnpA gene encoding IS200/IS605 family transposase, giving the protein MELQRGRNSVYNIAYHIVWCVKYRKPLLTGRVTKHLEDLLYQIARDNGFTIETIEIMPDHVHLFVRTTPNHLVASMVKVLKGVSARFLFKEFPELKEELWGGHLWNPSYYVGTIGHISEEAVKKYIETQKAGDKNAAPARVH; this is encoded by the coding sequence ATGGAACTCCAACGTGGCCGTAACAGTGTGTATAACATAGCCTACCATATAGTCTGGTGCGTTAAATATCGTAAACCGCTGCTCACCGGAAGGGTGACCAAACACCTCGAAGACCTTTTGTATCAGATCGCCAGAGACAACGGCTTCACTATTGAGACGATAGAGATAATGCCCGATCACGTGCATCTCTTTGTCCGCACTACCCCCAACCACCTGGTAGCCAGCATGGTAAAGGTCCTCAAAGGTGTCTCTGCACGGTTCCTTTTCAAAGAGTTTCCTGAACTCAAGGAGGAACTCTGGGGCGGTCACCTCTGGAACCCTTCCTACTACGTAGGTACCATCGGTCACATTTCCGAAGAAGCGGTTAAAAAGTACATCGAAACCCAGAAGGCAGGTGACAAAAATGCCGCACCTGCACGGGTTCACTAA
- a CDS encoding prepilin peptidase, with translation MILLFFIFGLCMGSFYNVLAIRIPAGESLFTRSHCTACSRVLNAADLVPVFSYILLRGRCRYCGSRISGIYPAGELFTGLGFAACYVLFGFDIMLPIGLGIVSAASILSVRYLTKGAPSR, from the coding sequence ATGATTCTGCTGTTTTTCATTTTCGGTTTGTGCATGGGCAGCTTCTACAACGTGCTTGCGATCAGAATTCCTGCCGGCGAAAGCCTTTTCACCAGGTCGCACTGCACCGCCTGCAGCCGCGTTTTAAATGCTGCGGACCTTGTGCCGGTATTCAGCTATATTCTACTGCGCGGCCGGTGCCGTTACTGCGGCAGCCGGATATCTGGCATTTATCCGGCAGGCGAGCTTTTTACCGGCCTGGGGTTTGCAGCATGTTATGTTTTGTTCGGGTTTGATATAATGCTTCCCATCGGGCTGGGCATAGTTTCTGCCGCATCAATTCTCAGCGTAAGGTATTTAACGAAGGGGGCGCCGTCCCGTTGA
- the pilM gene encoding pilus assembly protein PilM, translated as MKKELVGLDIGSWSVKAAVMAGTENGPYLKYAETKKIPESGFSPSWLKSFLIDFARRHRLKRPVFCLTLPPDTQKFIIKFFTMPKLAEKELAKSIKYELESRLLQPFENTVYRWAAAEEQMKNLNIISATAEKDYLRSITVKGIRIAAVEPQPVSILRLIKGSAAVIDFGHTGTRIMIYRDGRFSHMHVSNIGGRDFTEALAEVCNDPETLKHEKGAVVKNPDIEPDEETKKLSEILNPVADELAREIKQAVRACEAREGTALETVYYTGGASKLRYLPERIGAELEQDIFPVPVGVLDETGLEFSPGIEYAPACGACLYRKSGYLSELNFRSSLRSGLEPDFRNLCIFILSFGLAVQGGLYALNRQAESKAAELRSELAAVNARISDIRNRIRNSESAVIYYSETERLLAAVKESEKGTFGTRLRHIAGLTPKGVTLTEITDPGGSEVELKGKARDYSRIGCFAIALEKLGRAELEHIDADLDFVIKLTLEGQGILPR; from the coding sequence TTGAAAAAAGAACTTGTGGGGCTGGACATAGGCTCGTGGTCGGTAAAAGCCGCTGTTATGGCCGGGACAGAAAACGGGCCGTATCTGAAGTATGCCGAAACGAAAAAGATACCCGAAAGCGGCTTTTCGCCGTCATGGTTGAAATCTTTCCTTATCGATTTCGCACGCAGGCACAGGCTGAAGCGGCCGGTATTCTGCCTGACACTTCCGCCCGACACGCAGAAATTTATAATCAAATTTTTTACAATGCCGAAACTTGCAGAGAAGGAGCTCGCAAAGAGCATAAAATACGAGCTGGAGAGCAGGCTTCTTCAGCCTTTCGAAAACACGGTTTATCGTTGGGCGGCAGCCGAAGAGCAGATGAAAAACCTGAACATCATCTCCGCCACAGCAGAAAAGGACTACCTTCGGTCCATAACGGTAAAAGGCATCCGTATTGCGGCAGTAGAACCGCAGCCTGTATCGATTCTGCGGTTAATAAAAGGCAGTGCGGCAGTAATCGATTTCGGGCATACCGGTACCCGCATTATGATATACCGCGACGGCAGGTTTTCGCACATGCACGTTTCAAATATCGGCGGCCGGGATTTTACGGAAGCGCTGGCAGAAGTCTGTAATGACCCTGAGACTTTAAAACACGAAAAAGGTGCCGTTGTAAAAAACCCGGATATCGAGCCGGACGAAGAAACGAAAAAGCTGTCGGAAATACTGAATCCTGTAGCCGACGAGCTTGCCCGGGAAATAAAGCAGGCGGTGCGTGCCTGTGAAGCCAGGGAAGGGACGGCTCTTGAAACCGTTTATTATACCGGCGGTGCATCAAAGCTGCGTTACCTGCCCGAACGGATAGGCGCCGAACTGGAACAGGACATCTTCCCGGTTCCCGTTGGGGTTCTGGACGAAACCGGGCTCGAATTTTCACCCGGTATTGAATATGCACCTGCCTGCGGAGCGTGCCTGTACAGAAAATCCGGCTACCTCAGCGAACTCAATTTCAGGTCATCACTGCGCAGCGGTTTAGAGCCGGATTTCCGGAATCTCTGCATATTTATACTGAGCTTCGGGCTCGCTGTACAGGGCGGACTTTATGCGCTGAACCGGCAGGCAGAATCGAAAGCTGCTGAGCTTCGCAGCGAACTTGCTGCGGTTAACGCCCGGATATCGGATATCAGAAACAGGATACGGAACAGCGAATCAGCAGTAATCTATTACAGCGAAACAGAGAGACTTTTAGCAGCAGTAAAAGAATCAGAAAAGGGAACATTCGGCACCCGGCTCCGGCATATTGCCGGACTGACACCCAAAGGGGTAACGCTGACAGAAATAACCGACCCCGGGGGGAGCGAGGTAGAGCTGAAGGGTAAAGCGCGCGATTATTCTCGTATAGGCTGTTTTGCTATTGCGCTGGAAAAGCTGGGCCGCGCAGAGCTGGAACACATCGACGCAGACCTGGATTTCGTAATAAAGCTCACCCTGGAAGGTCAGGGTATACTGCCGCGTTAG
- a CDS encoding prepilin peptidase codes for MGKYLLIIVLTCVIIIDFRTKTIPDIVHPVLIAGALIFRPTGLKEALIGAVLGFVLMYTVSLLGPVGGGDIKLMGSLGTWFGLRVADVFLASFIIGLFFALFYYLKTRDRRHEVPFGPSIAAAAAILYFSGLSLLNI; via the coding sequence ATGGGGAAATACCTGCTTATCATCGTGCTGACCTGCGTAATAATCATCGATTTCAGGACAAAAACCATACCCGATATCGTCCATCCCGTATTAATCGCCGGTGCACTCATCTTTCGGCCGACAGGATTAAAAGAAGCGCTGATCGGTGCCGTTCTGGGTTTTGTGCTGATGTATACCGTATCACTGCTCGGGCCTGTAGGCGGCGGCGATATAAAGCTCATGGGTTCGCTCGGAACGTGGTTCGGCCTGCGGGTAGCGGATGTTTTCCTGGCATCGTTCATAATCGGGCTGTTTTTCGCCCTGTTTTACTACCTTAAAACCCGCGACCGCAGGCACGAGGTCCCGTTCGGGCCTTCGATTGCCGCCGCTGCCGCTATTTTATACTTCAGCGGGCTTTCGCTTCTAAATATTTAA